The sequence TCCACCCCGTCAACATCACGGCGAAGTCGAGCGACACCTCGTTCGTGGCCAGCACGCCCCAGGCCCGGTCCTGGATTTCCCAACCATGGCAGAATGGGCACTGGAAGATGGCCTTGCCCCACAAGTCGCTGTAACCGGGCAGCTCGCGCATCACGTCCACCATCCCCGTGGCCAGCAGCACCCGGCGGGCCTCCACCACGCCGCCCCCTTCGAGCGCCACACGGAACACCGTCCCCACGCGCTCGACGTCCAGCACCCGCGCCTCGCGCAGCTCCACGTCATAGGGGCGCATCTGCTCCCAGGCGACACGCCGGAACTCCCGGGGCGGGATGCCATCCCGCGTGAGGTAGGTGTGCACCTCCTCTGCCGCCGCGTTCCGAGGCGTCCCCGCGTCGCACACCAGGACCTTCTTGCGGCCACGCCCCAACGCCAGCGCCGCGCTCACCCCCCCTGGGCCACCACCCACCACCACCACGTCCTTCACGTCCTTGCGCTCCATGTCATCCGTCCTCGTCGCGTCCATCGCGTGTCTGCAGCCCAGGGGCAGCGCGGCACCGGCCAGTCCCAGCCCGGCGAGGGCCAGGGCCTCACGGCGCGTCCACGCCGCCCGATTCGTCATGGAGAAGTGCTAACCGGCGGCCCCCGGCCCCGGGAGGGCGCGGCTTCACGCCGAATCGGCGGATTCGCGCGTTCGTTGCGGCACGCCCTCGAGCGGCGCCACGGCGGGTGGCCTGCCTGACGCCAGGGTGTGGCTGGCGGGCCGCAGTCCGAGCCTCCAGGCCCTGGTACGCGCGTTGCTATCCCAGCCCTCAACAGGAGGACGTCATGCGCTACGCCATGGTGCTGGGAGTCACGCTGGCCTCGTTCGGGGCCGCTGCCGAGGAGCGGTGGACCGCGCCGTATCAAATTGAAGCGTTCTCCGGCCGCATCGCCCGCGTCGTCCTGGGCGAGCAGGCGCCGGAGGACGTGGCCACACGGCTCCAGGTCATGACGCTCGTTGGCACGCAGGGCATGGCGGTGGCGCGCTTCCAGCGGACGGAGTCCGTGTGCACGGGCGAAGAGGACGTGGACCTGCCGCCCGTCTGCCACACCGTGGGCGTCTACACACAGGCGAAGGGGACGCCGGACATCGGTGAGTACATCGTGGCCCTGGCGGGCACCGTCACCGGCACGGTGAGCATGCCCGCGCCCAAGACGGCGCGGGAGCGTCCTGTCCCGGGGCAGTGGATCTCGGACGCGTTCGAGCGTCCCGTGGACGAAGGCGCCTCCCCCTTCACGCCCGCGGGCTTCCCCGCCCCTGGCTACCGGTGGAAGACCTCGCCCGAAGGGCATGTGACGCTGGAGTCCAACCTCGATGGCCAGAGCGACGACACACGCGTCCCGCTGGACTCGTGCACGCAGGAACGACAGGGCCCCTTCACCCGGCTGGAGTGCTTCCCGGGCGCGCCGCACATCGCGCCGGGCGACTCCCCTGGCGCATCCCTGCTCTACGTCGACCGGCGGCCACTCGTCGTCAGCTTCGCGGACTACGGCGAGGCCAGCACGGAGCTCGTCGCCTCGCTGCGCGTCGGCGGCGACACGCAGTATCTGGTCCACGTGGGACTCAAGGGGCAGGCCGTCACCGGGCTGCTCTTCCGCGAGGGGAACGCGTGGCGCCTCCTCCTGCGCCCCGCGGACTATCCCGTCATCGGGTGCTGAAGCACGCGGCGACTACCAGCGCCGCTCCGGCTCCATGGCCGCGGGCCTGCGATTATCGGTGGGCTCCAGCCCGCTCGCCGTGGAGCACCGGCACACCTCACAGCCGCGCTCGCGGTCCATGGTGCAGTTCACCCCGGTGACACACGTGAGGTTCCGAGACTCGGCACAGCGCGTCTCGCCCCTCTTCTCCTCGCGCTCCGAGCCGTGACGGCAGCCGGCCAGGGCCGCCGCTCCGACGGTCGCCAGCATCAGCCACCGCTGCCCACTGCTCCGCATCCACATCCGTGTCATCGCCCACCTCAAGGCCCTCACGCCTCCGGCGCGGGCTGCTCGGTCTGCTCTTCCGAGGACGTGCTGTGCTTGCGGCGCCAGCGCTCCACCATCAGCAGCAGCGATGGGAAGCCCAGCAGCACGATGACCATGTTGATGCCGAAGCCCAGGTTGGCCAGGTCACCAATGGAGTTGAGGCCCGGATGCTTCGCCAGGATGAGCGCGACGAAGCCGATGGCGCTCGTCAGCAGGCCGCCCATGATGGCCCGGCCTGTCTCCGCGTACACGGAGACGAAGTCCGCGCCGCGCTCGCCCAGCCGCTGCACCAGGTGCACCCCCGCGTCCACCGTGGTGCCCACCAGCACCGGCAGCACCATGATGTTGAGGTAGTTGAACTGCAGCCCCAGCAGCGACATCAGCCCCACCAGGCCGACGACGGACAGCAGCGTGGGCAACATGCAGATGAGCGCGGTGCGCAGCTTGCCCAGCGTCAGCCACATGGCCACCAGCACGCTCAGCACCGCCGCCGCGAGGATGCGCGGCCCCTCGCGCGACACCATGTCCAGGATGTCCGCCAGGATGAGCGCCTCACCCGCCGCCGACACCTGACTGCCGTCCGGCATCTGCAGGCCACGCACTTCCTTGGCGAACTTCCGCGTGCCCTCACCGTCCGACAGACTGACGCCACCGGCGTACACCAGCACCACGCCGCCCGTGCTGCCATCCAGGCTCTCGAACTGGTGCCGCACGCTGGTAGGCAGGGCCTCCTGGGTGAAGGGCTTCGCCTTCGCCATGTTCAGCGCCCGCACCAGCGTGTTGCGCGTGTCCTCGGGCAGCCGCTCCGGGTCCAGCTTCTCCAACTTCGCGGAGATGGCCTGGAGGATGGCCTGCTTCTCGTCCTGCCGCTTGGGGACCAGGTCATCCAGCGCGCCCACGAAGTCGATGGTGGACTCCTTCCCCCGCGCCGCCTTGCGCGCCTCCAACTGGCGCACCACCTCGCGCTCCATCTCCTGCGAATCGGTGAGCACCACCACCGGCGTCTGCGAGTAGCCCAGGATGTCGTTCACCTTTTGGTCCAGCACCGCTGACGCCTGCTTGTAGTCCTCCAGCGTGCGCGAGTCGTAGTTGAACGAGATGCGGTACGCCTGTGACACCAGCGCCAGCACGCCCACGCCCACCACGATGCCCACGCCCCGGTAGGAGCGCGGCAACCAGCGAGCCAGCAGGCTCAGCGGCCCGGCCGTCCCCTCTTGCTGCACCCGCGGCGACCAGCCGAAGCGCGTGGCCAGCCCCAGCAACGCGGGCAGCAGCAGCACGTAGGAGAAGATGCTCACCAGCATGCCCACCGCGGCGATGATGCCGAACTCGCGGAACGCCCTGAACTCCGACATGGCCAGGCTGAGGAAGGTGAGCGCCGCCACCAGCGCCGCGATGAGCGCGGAGAAGCCGGTGTGCCGGAAGGACTCATCCACCGCTTCCTCGGAGTTCATCCCCTCCGAGCGCAGCGTCGTGTAGCGCCCCAACAGGTGGATGCCGTGCTCCACGCCCAGGCCGCCCAGCACCGCCGCGAGGAAGCCCGTCAGGAGATTGACCTGCCCGTAGGCCAGCCCCACGAAGCCGTACGTCCAGCCCAGGCCCGCCATCACCGGCGCCATGGTGAGGCCCACCGACAACGCGCTGCGGAAGTGGAAGGCCAGGTACGCCAGCAGCAACACCATGGCCAGCGTGGACGCGCTCGCCAGGTCGCCAACGATGACGCGCTGCTGATCAATCTTCTTCTTGAAGGTGCCGGTGACGGCCGTCTTGAAGCCGGGCCCGTACTTCGACAGGTCCTGCTGCGCCAGGAAGTCCTCCACTTGGCCCACGACCTTCTTCGAGTAGTTCAGGTCCGCGGCGCTGCCCCGGGGCTTCGCCATCAGCACCACCATGCGCTCGGTGGGGTTGATGTAATAGAGGTCGCCCTGCCCGGAGAGGCGCTGGTTGGCGCGGCCGGTGTACTTCTGCTCGATGTCAGCGAAGTCCACTGACGGAGGGTCCTCCTCCACCAGCGAGACGAAGAGCGGATTGGCCTGCTGCTTCTCCCAGAGGATGCGCGCGTCGATGCGCTCCTGGATGGTCTCCAGGTCCTCGACGTCCACGTAGTAGAGCGAATGCTCGTCGAAGAAGGAGCGGGGCCGCTGGTGGGAGACGTAGCGAATCTCCGACAGCGCCCCGAGCTTCGGCGCCATGTCGTCCGCGAAGCGCTTGAGCACCTCTGGATCCGCGCCCATCCCCACCACCACCACGTTGCCCTGACCGCCGAAGCGCTTGCGCAGCTTCTCGATGTCCTGAACGCTGGGGAAGTTCTTCGGCAGCAGTCCCACGAAGTCCGCGTTGAGCGTCAGCGTCCTGGCGAAGTACGCGCCGAGCACGGTGAGCACCAGAGCCAGGAGCAGCGCCTGGAAGGGCTTCCGGTGGTTCCGCACCGCCAGGCGGCCCATGACGCCCTCGAACCGCTCCGACCAACGCTTCTCACTCATGCTTGCGACACCTGCATCTGTTGACTGGCCGAATCGCCGGACACCTTGGGCACGCGCTAACGGGAGAGTCAACGCGTTTATGCCGTGAGGCGGAAAGTAAGGCTGCGAATCACCTGCCTCATGTAACGCACCCCTTGGGCGAATGCTCGCCTGCTTGTGGCACTCGACATGCCGCCGCCCTGGAGGATGTGACGGGTTGGATGGCTCCCATCCGCGCTGTTGGATGTCCCTACCTGGTGGGCAGACAAGCGGACGTGGACGCCTGCATCACACCCCCACCGTGGTCACGTTCCCCGGCGACACGGGCTCGCGCATGCGAGCACACGAGGGAGGGGAAGCCGCTCCGCCCTCCGCGCGACCGGGAGGTCCGGGGCCGCGGGTGGTGGCCGCGAGCCGACGATGGGACCGCATCCGAACGACACGACACCCCCGGGCGAGCCGCGTTGGATGGGGCGCGTGGAGCGCGCACTGGGCGCGACGGCCGCGCACAACCACCGGCGTCCGGTGTTGGCGTTGCTGCTGGCGCTGGTGCTGGCCGCCCTGGGTGGCTTCCTCGCGCGAGGGCTGCACCTCAACGCCAACCTCGTGGACCTGCTCCCGTCCTCCTTCGAGAGCGTGCAGGACCTGCGGGAGTTGGAGCGTCGCTTCGGTGCGCTCGGCTGGGTGGCGGTGGTGGGGGAAGGCGCGGACCCCGAGTCCCTGAAGCGCTTCGCGGACGACCTGGCGCCCAAGCTGGAGGCCCTGCCCGGCATCCGCTTCGTCGAGGCGCAGCGCCCCGGCGCCTTCTTCCGCGACCGGGCCTTGTACTTCCTGTCGGAAGAGGACCTGCGGGAGGTGCACCGCCGCTTGGAGGCGCGGCTCCGGTGGGAACAGCAGCAGGCCAACCCGCTCTACGTGCCGCTGGTGGAGGAGGAGCCGCCGTCCCTGGACTTCTCCGACCTGGAGGCGAAGTACGCGGGCGGGGCCGGACAGCGGCTGTCCACCAGCCAGGGTGACTACTACCTGGATGAGGGCCAGCGTCGCATCGTGCTCCTGGCCAAGCCGGACACCACGTCCGCGGACCTGGGCTTCTCGCGCAAGGTCACCGATGAGGTGCGCGGGCTGCTCGCCGCGCAGGACCTGTCGAAGTACGGGCCCGGCTTCAAGGTAGACATCACCGGCACCTTCCAGAAGAAGCTGGACCAGCAGAAGCAGATTGCGCGCGACATCGGCGTGGCCTCGGCGGTGGCCACCGCGCTGATGCTGCTCTACCTCCTCTTCCACTTCCGCAGCGCGCTGGCGGTGGGGCTGGTGCTGACGCCCGTGGGCGCGGGCCTGGCGTGGACGTACGGCCTGGTGGCGCTCGTCTTCGGCGAGGTCAATCTCCTGACGGGCTTCCTGGGCGCCATCCTCGGAGGACTGGGCCTGGAGCACGGCATCCACCTGCTGGGGCGCTACCTGCACCTGCGCGGCGAAGGCCACACGTCCGAGTCCTCCACGCGCGCGTCCTTCACGCACACTGGCGGCGCGGCGCTCGTCTCCGCGCTGGTGGCGGCCGTCACGTTCTTCGTGCTGGGCACCTCGCGCTTCCGTGCGTTCCGTGAGTTCGGCGTCATCGCGGGCGTGGGCATGGTGGTGCTCATCGCCGCCTATGTGCTGGTGCTGCCCGCGCTGCTGGGGCTGGCCTCGCGTTGGGGATGGACCCCCCGGCGCTCCTCCGTCACCACCGCGCGCTCCCCCACGGGCCAGCTGCTGATGCGGCGCCGCCACGTCATCACCGCCGTGTCCGCCGTGCTGCTGCTGGGACTGCTGAGCCAGACGGGGCGCGTGCGCTTCGACTTCGACTTTGGCTCGCTGGAGGACCAGGACCTGCCGTCCTTCACGCTGGACCGCGAGGTCAACCGGCTCATTGGCTATTCGCAGACGCCGGTGGTGGTGCTCACCCAATCGCCCGAGGAGGAACAGGCGATGGTGGAGCGGCTCCACGCGCGGCAACGCGAGCGGGGCAAGGACTCCACCATCGACTTCGTGACCTCGCTATCCTCGCTGGTGCCCGAGGACCAGCCGCGCAAGCAGCGCGTCCTCCAGGACATCTCGCGGCTGCTGGAGCGCGTCCCGGAGGGCCGGCTGGATGCACGGCAACGGGAGCAGGTGGCGTCGCTGCGCAGGCAGGCGGCCTCCCCCCCCTTCACCCGTGACGACCTGCCGCCGAGCGTCCAGCAACAGTTCCTGGGCCGGCAGGGCACGTCGGGGGGATTCGTCATGGTCTACCCGTCCGTGAACCAGTCGGACGGGATGGCGGTCCGCGCGCTGGCGCGGGAGGTTCGCGGCGTGGGGACACCGGAAGGCACGCGCGTCTCCGCGGCCGGCGAATCCATGGTGATGGCGGACATCCTCGACATGGTGACGCACGAGGCACCACGCATCCTCGGCGGCACCACGCTGGCGGTATTGCTGGCCATGTGGCTGACGCTGGGCGGCCTGCGCATCGCCCTGCTGTGCATGGCGCCCACCGTGGTGTCACTGGTGGCGCTGCTGGGGCTGATGCCGCTGCTGGGGCTGGAGTTCAACTACCTCAACATCCTCGTCATCCCGATTCTCATCGGAACGACGGTGGACGCGGGGGTGCACCTGCTGACGCGATTGTCGTCACCGGGCCATGACTTCGTGTCGGTGTATTCGGAGACGGGGAAGGCCATCTGCGGCGGCTTGCTGACCAGCGCGATGGGCTTCGGTGCACTCTTCCTCGCTGACCACCCGGGCCTCAACTCCATTGGCGCACTTGCCAATCTGGGCTTCGCCACCAACCTCCTCATCATGCTGGTGGCCTTCCCGGCCCTGCTGCTGGTGCTGTCGGAGCGCAGGCTGAAGCGCCATTCCGCCCGAAAGGAATCGCAGAAACGGGAGCCGCCGCGCCATTCGGGGCGCGGCGAGCCCACGCACGCAAGCTGACACACACACCCACGACGGAGGGAGCAGCATGGCGAAGCAGATGAAGCGGGGTTGGATGTGGGCCGGAGCACTGGCGGGTACCCTGGCGTTGGGAACCGCGTGTAGCGCGACGGAGGCTCCGGTGCAGGTGGCGCAGGTGGACCCGTCCACCGGACAGACGGTGACGCCAGGCACCGCGCCGAGCAACACCACGCCGGGCACGGGCTCCGGCACGACGCCGCAGACGGGCTCGACGAACACGAACCCCAACACCCTGCCCCCGGCGACGAACCCCAACACCCTGCCCCCGGGAACGTCCACGACGACGCCGGGCACGGGCGGCTCCGGCGCTACGGGCACCACGCCCTACAACACGGGCGCGGAGGGCGCCACGTCCACCGTTCCGGGCACCACGCCCTACAACACGGACGCGGGCACGGGCGGCTCGGGGGCGCTGCCCACGCCAGGCATCGGCACCACGCCCGGACTCGACACTCCGACGGGCACCGGGACGTCCAACACCGTCCCCGCGCCCTCCGGCGTCATGAACGACGGCGGCACCGGCTTCTAGCCCTCGCGGCATCACCCTGAAGCAGCGCCCCATCCGGCACCGCGGGACTCGCGGCGCCGCGGATGGGGCGTTGCCATCCTGGACAGGCGCGTCCGCGCCTGCTTTGTCCGCGGGCATGGAGACCCTCGTGACGCGCTTGTTGTCGCTGCGAGTGGGCATGCCCCGGGAGCTGGGCGTGGCCGGCGCCGCCTCGCCGCTGGAGCGGCCCTGGACCAGCGCCATCTTCAAGGAGCCGGTGACGGGCCCGGTGTGGCTGTCACGCACGGGGCTCGCCGGAGATGGCCAGGCGGACCGCAAGGTCCACGGAGGCCCGGAGAAGGCGGTCTTCGCCTATCCCGTCACGCACTACGACTTCTGGCGGGAACGCCTGGCGCGCGCCGACGTGGGCCCCGGCGCCTTCGGCGAGAACTGGGTGCTCTCCCATGTCACGGAAGCAGACGTCTGCATCGGAGACGTGCTGCGCGTGGGCGGCGCACGCGTGCAGGTATCCCAACCTCGCCAGCCCTGCTGGAAGCCCGCGCGCCGCTGGGGACAGCGCGACCTGTCGCTGCTGCTCCAGCAGACCGGCCGCACCGGCTGGTACTACCGCGTGCTGGAGGAAGGGCCCGTCCAGGAAGGCGACGCGGTGGCCTTGCTCGAGCGCCCCTTTCCCACCTTCACCATCGCCTTCGCCAACCACGCCATGCACGGCCACGCGCCGGAGGACGCCGCGCTGCTGGCGGAGTGTCCCTTGCTGACGCCGAACTGGCGTGACTCGCTCCGAAGACGCGCGCAGGGCAACCGGGGAGACGACCGCCCGCGACTGGTGGGCCCCAACAGCGCCGACTGAAAGACATTGCCCGCACGGCAAGCCGTCCCCGCGTCTCATTTCCGCCGCCGCCTGAAGAGCAGGCGGCCATGGGAGGGGCCTCTAGCAGACCGCCCATCGGCTGCTCACGTTCCCGGCCAGCAGCAGTCAGACACAAACCGACCGGAGAACGAACCATGACGAAGCGCCTCAAGACGAAGGCCGTCCTTGCCTCTCTCGCCGCCGGTGCCCTCGCGTTTGGCACCGCCTGTAAGTCCGACTCGAGCGCGACCCGAGAAACGACAGACACCACTGACACCAGCGGCATGGGCACGATGAGTGACCCGAACACCGGCACGAGTACGGACACCACGACACCACCTGGCACGGGCGGCACGGGCATGGATGACCCGGCCCTGTCGCCCGATTCGGAGACCGTGGACCCGAACAGCGTGGACCCCAACGCGAACCCGACGCTGAACCCAGGCACCGGCGGCACCGGCACGGAGGTGGACCCGAACCTCGACCCGGACATGAGCAGCGAGCCGGGCACGGGCGGCGCGGGTGACGTGGAGCCGCTCGACAACACGGACACCGATGAGATGGATGCCAATGACGACTCCACGCTGGAGCCGGGCACCGGCGGCAGCGGCATGACGGACCCGGACACCCGGATGACGCCGCCCACGCCGCTCCCGGAGACGGGCTCGACGCGCTAAGCCGGCCCTCACTTCACGGAAACCAGACGATGCCCGCGGCGACCGTGCCGCGGGCATTGCCCGTTGTGGCGCAAGACACGACAGCGAAAGAGACGATGTCCGCGGCGCCTGTGCCGCGGGAATCGCCCCGTGTGTCATCAGCGTGGGACTCAGCTCACGCTGAAGCCCGGATACGGCTGCGGTGACTTCACCGGCTCGATGATGCGTTGGCTGCCACCCGTCCCCGGCGTGCCGGCGGGACCACCCTCCGGCTGCAACACGGGCGGACTGCCGCGCGGCGAGCGCTGCGCGTCCTCCGTGTCTGCATTCCGGTCAGGCGCGGTGGGTACGGCTTCAGGTGGAATGTGCAACACGTCCTTCTTGCTCATGGCGGCCTCCTTTCCTCCAACCTGGGGCCCCCC is a genomic window of Myxococcus virescens containing:
- a CDS encoding efflux RND transporter permease subunit — translated: MERALGATAAHNHRRPVLALLLALVLAALGGFLARGLHLNANLVDLLPSSFESVQDLRELERRFGALGWVAVVGEGADPESLKRFADDLAPKLEALPGIRFVEAQRPGAFFRDRALYFLSEEDLREVHRRLEARLRWEQQQANPLYVPLVEEEPPSLDFSDLEAKYAGGAGQRLSTSQGDYYLDEGQRRIVLLAKPDTTSADLGFSRKVTDEVRGLLAAQDLSKYGPGFKVDITGTFQKKLDQQKQIARDIGVASAVATALMLLYLLFHFRSALAVGLVLTPVGAGLAWTYGLVALVFGEVNLLTGFLGAILGGLGLEHGIHLLGRYLHLRGEGHTSESSTRASFTHTGGAALVSALVAAVTFFVLGTSRFRAFREFGVIAGVGMVVLIAAYVLVLPALLGLASRWGWTPRRSSVTTARSPTGQLLMRRRHVITAVSAVLLLGLLSQTGRVRFDFDFGSLEDQDLPSFTLDREVNRLIGYSQTPVVVLTQSPEEEQAMVERLHARQRERGKDSTIDFVTSLSSLVPEDQPRKQRVLQDISRLLERVPEGRLDARQREQVASLRRQAASPPFTRDDLPPSVQQQFLGRQGTSGGFVMVYPSVNQSDGMAVRALAREVRGVGTPEGTRVSAAGESMVMADILDMVTHEAPRILGGTTLAVLLAMWLTLGGLRIALLCMAPTVVSLVALLGLMPLLGLEFNYLNILVIPILIGTTVDAGVHLLTRLSSPGHDFVSVYSETGKAICGGLLTSAMGFGALFLADHPGLNSIGALANLGFATNLLIMLVAFPALLLVLSERRLKRHSARKESQKREPPRHSGRGEPTHAS
- a CDS encoding MOSC domain-containing protein, with the protein product MTRLLSLRVGMPRELGVAGAASPLERPWTSAIFKEPVTGPVWLSRTGLAGDGQADRKVHGGPEKAVFAYPVTHYDFWRERLARADVGPGAFGENWVLSHVTEADVCIGDVLRVGGARVQVSQPRQPCWKPARRWGQRDLSLLLQQTGRTGWYYRVLEEGPVQEGDAVALLERPFPTFTIAFANHAMHGHAPEDAALLAECPLLTPNWRDSLRRRAQGNRGDDRPRLVGPNSAD
- a CDS encoding efflux RND transporter permease subunit, which produces MSEKRWSERFEGVMGRLAVRNHRKPFQALLLALVLTVLGAYFARTLTLNADFVGLLPKNFPSVQDIEKLRKRFGGQGNVVVVGMGADPEVLKRFADDMAPKLGALSEIRYVSHQRPRSFFDEHSLYYVDVEDLETIQERIDARILWEKQQANPLFVSLVEEDPPSVDFADIEQKYTGRANQRLSGQGDLYYINPTERMVVLMAKPRGSAADLNYSKKVVGQVEDFLAQQDLSKYGPGFKTAVTGTFKKKIDQQRVIVGDLASASTLAMVLLLAYLAFHFRSALSVGLTMAPVMAGLGWTYGFVGLAYGQVNLLTGFLAAVLGGLGVEHGIHLLGRYTTLRSEGMNSEEAVDESFRHTGFSALIAALVAALTFLSLAMSEFRAFREFGIIAAVGMLVSIFSYVLLLPALLGLATRFGWSPRVQQEGTAGPLSLLARWLPRSYRGVGIVVGVGVLALVSQAYRISFNYDSRTLEDYKQASAVLDQKVNDILGYSQTPVVVLTDSQEMEREVVRQLEARKAARGKESTIDFVGALDDLVPKRQDEKQAILQAISAKLEKLDPERLPEDTRNTLVRALNMAKAKPFTQEALPTSVRHQFESLDGSTGGVVLVYAGGVSLSDGEGTRKFAKEVRGLQMPDGSQVSAAGEALILADILDMVSREGPRILAAAVLSVLVAMWLTLGKLRTALICMLPTLLSVVGLVGLMSLLGLQFNYLNIMVLPVLVGTTVDAGVHLVQRLGERGADFVSVYAETGRAIMGGLLTSAIGFVALILAKHPGLNSIGDLANLGFGINMVIVLLGFPSLLLMVERWRRKHSTSSEEQTEQPAPEA
- a CDS encoding Erp protein → MAKQMKRGWMWAGALAGTLALGTACSATEAPVQVAQVDPSTGQTVTPGTAPSNTTPGTGSGTTPQTGSTNTNPNTLPPATNPNTLPPGTSTTTPGTGGSGATGTTPYNTGAEGATSTVPGTTPYNTDAGTGGSGALPTPGIGTTPGLDTPTGTGTSNTVPAPSGVMNDGGTGF
- a CDS encoding NAD(P)/FAD-dependent oxidoreductase, with amino-acid sequence MTNRAAWTRREALALAGLGLAGAALPLGCRHAMDATRTDDMERKDVKDVVVVGGGPGGVSAALALGRGRKKVLVCDAGTPRNAAAEEVHTYLTRDGIPPREFRRVAWEQMRPYDVELREARVLDVERVGTVFRVALEGGGVVEARRVLLATGMVDVMRELPGYSDLWGKAIFQCPFCHGWEIQDRAWGVLATNEVSLDFAVMLTGWTRDLVVFVMDGFEVPADKRALLEKAGVRLETRRIRGLIAAGEKLEAVELEDGTRVPREALFDRPPQRQSSLVQRLGLELNEEGFVKLKGPGETSVPGIYAAGDLGTRAQAAIVAASAGMLAAGMLNHDLNLERAGAAHGPAQG